A genome region from Candidatus Manganitrophus noduliformans includes the following:
- a CDS encoding hybrid sensor histidine kinase/response regulator, whose translation MATPLRTLILEDSPDDTALLLLELERGGFDPTHERVDTAEEMTAALGRHTWDIILADYKMPHFNAIAALSILKQKNQDIPFIIVTGSIGEETATAAMRAGANDYLMKDNLTRLNETVRRELKEAVNRAALRRAEASLRESEEKYRRFFEEDLSADFISTPDGKILVCNPSFVRLFGFSSTEEAASHDLKSLFPDRAAWDRFIDALREKRKLQWCEVELRCPGGARVDAIANVVGRFDPENKLIEFKGYLFDNTERKALERQLFQVRKMESLGRLASGIAHDFNNVLTGILGYTDLSLLKIDETHPLHSYLTHIRQLVWKASKMIRQLLTFGRRQVIEPTPLNLNTVLLELLPLLEKVLSEEIEMTFHPDPHLKNVHADLSQIEQVILNLCVNARDAMPAGGRLILQTKNLSSTESDIRETPFIHPGDYVLLSVSDTGVGMDEKTIERIFDPFFSTKDPDHGTGLGLSIVHGIVGQHGGWVTVESRIGKGSTFKIFLPAVEKSAHAAPGREFTRHLPRRSEKILIVEDDPLLKAVFQRSLEERGHSVLLAENGEEGLRQIKQQTDPVPVVISDLVMPKMNGREFYEQVQMIKPGTKFLFVSGYTDLPDHQEWLKKNNLPLLLKPFSPSELATKVHDLLEPPTDAAKPEAA comes from the coding sequence ATGGCCACCCCATTGCGCACGCTCATTCTTGAAGATTCCCCAGACGACACGGCCCTGTTGCTGCTTGAACTGGAACGGGGCGGTTTCGATCCGACCCACGAGCGGGTGGACACAGCGGAGGAAATGACCGCCGCGCTTGGGCGTCACACATGGGACATTATTCTTGCAGACTATAAAATGCCCCACTTTAATGCCATCGCCGCGCTTTCGATTCTTAAGCAAAAGAACCAAGATATCCCCTTTATCATCGTCACCGGGAGCATCGGCGAGGAGACCGCCACCGCCGCCATGCGGGCCGGAGCGAACGACTATCTCATGAAAGACAATCTGACCCGCCTGAATGAAACGGTCCGGCGCGAGTTGAAGGAGGCGGTCAATCGCGCGGCGCTGCGCCGCGCGGAGGCGTCACTGCGGGAGTCTGAAGAAAAATATCGGCGGTTCTTCGAAGAAGATCTCAGCGCCGACTTCATCTCCACCCCGGACGGAAAGATCCTCGTCTGCAACCCTTCCTTTGTCCGTCTTTTCGGATTTTCCTCCACGGAGGAAGCGGCCTCTCACGACTTAAAATCGCTCTTTCCCGACCGAGCCGCTTGGGACCGTTTTATCGACGCGCTCCGGGAAAAAAGAAAACTCCAATGGTGCGAGGTCGAGCTCCGTTGCCCCGGCGGAGCCCGCGTCGATGCCATCGCCAACGTGGTCGGCCGTTTCGACCCGGAAAACAAGTTGATCGAATTTAAAGGGTACCTCTTCGACAACACGGAACGGAAAGCATTGGAGCGGCAGCTTTTTCAGGTGCGAAAGATGGAGAGCCTCGGCCGGCTCGCAAGCGGGATCGCCCATGACTTTAACAATGTCTTGACCGGCATTCTCGGTTACACCGATCTCTCCCTTCTTAAAATCGACGAGACGCATCCCCTCCACAGCTACCTCACCCACATCCGCCAGTTGGTCTGGAAGGCTTCCAAGATGATCCGGCAATTGCTGACCTTCGGACGCCGGCAGGTGATCGAGCCGACCCCTCTGAATCTCAATACGGTGCTCCTCGAACTGCTTCCCCTTCTAGAAAAGGTCTTAAGCGAAGAGATCGAGATGACCTTTCACCCCGATCCGCATTTAAAAAACGTACATGCCGATCTCTCGCAAATTGAGCAGGTGATATTGAATCTCTGCGTCAATGCACGCGATGCCATGCCGGCGGGGGGACGGCTCATCCTGCAAACGAAGAACCTCTCTTCGACGGAATCGGACATTCGAGAAACCCCCTTCATTCACCCCGGCGACTATGTTCTTCTATCGGTCTCCGATACCGGCGTCGGGATGGATGAAAAAACCATCGAACGGATTTTCGACCCGTTCTTTTCAACAAAAGATCCCGATCACGGGACCGGTTTGGGTCTTTCAATCGTTCACGGGATCGTCGGCCAACATGGCGGCTGGGTCACCGTCGAGAGCCGGATCGGGAAGGGATCGACCTTCAAAATCTTTCTCCCGGCTGTTGAAAAATCAGCGCACGCCGCCCCCGGCCGGGAATTCACCCGGCATCTTCCCCGACGCTCCGAAAAGATTCTCATCGTCGAAGACGACCCGCTTCTGAAGGCGGTTTTTCAGCGGAGCTTAGAGGAGCGGGGTCATTCCGTCCTCCTTGCCGAAAATGGAGAAGAGGGCCTCCGTCAGATCAAGCAGCAGACCGATCCGGTCCCAGTCGTTATCTCCGATCTCGTGATGCCGAAGATGAATGGAAGGGAATTCTACGAGCAGGTCCAAATGATCAAACCGGGAACCAAATTTCTTTTCGTCAGCGGCTACACCGATCTCCCGGACCACCAAGAGTGGCTCAAAAAAAACAACCTCCCCCTTCTTCTCAAACCGTTCAGCCCGTCGGAACTGGCCACGAAAGTCCACGATCTTCTTGAACCGCCGACCGATGCGGCGAAGCCCGAAGCGGCATGA
- a CDS encoding hybrid sensor histidine kinase/response regulator: MEKSLRVLIVEDSEDDTALVLETLKERDFHPVYKRVETPEELIDALRQSPWDVVVSDYTMPRFNALAAMRLIKEAGLDIPFIIVTGSIGEEIAVRAMKAGAHDYMMKDNLSRLSPAIEREMQEAVRRRQHRQADDELKNSRQQLRDLAARLNSIREKERAWISREIHDELGQLFTSIKYELSLLRKRIVKQEGHSEAKTDIEERLKSTSDMVDTAIKTVQKIATELRPGILDDLGLMAAIEWQASEFQQRTGIACRLHTDLQIVQLDREQATAVFRIFQEVLTNIVRHAGATRVEIRIKEKAGRLYVDIKDNGRGITTEERSNPKSLGLLGMRERVLLLNGEIRISGAPKKGTHVHLKIPLKGGPPFASPEAGD, from the coding sequence ATGGAAAAATCGCTTCGGGTATTAATCGTAGAGGACTCGGAAGACGACACCGCATTGGTTCTGGAAACGCTGAAGGAGCGGGACTTTCACCCGGTTTACAAACGGGTTGAAACCCCCGAAGAGCTGATCGACGCCCTCCGCCAGAGCCCTTGGGACGTGGTCGTCTCCGATTACACGATGCCGCGCTTCAATGCGCTTGCGGCGATGCGCCTGATTAAAGAGGCCGGGCTCGATATCCCGTTCATCATCGTGACCGGCAGCATCGGTGAAGAGATTGCCGTCCGTGCGATGAAAGCGGGCGCCCACGACTATATGATGAAAGACAACCTATCGAGGCTCAGTCCGGCGATCGAGCGGGAAATGCAAGAGGCCGTCCGGCGGCGTCAACATCGGCAGGCCGATGATGAATTAAAGAACTCCCGTCAACAACTCCGAGATCTGGCCGCCCGTCTCAATTCCATCCGGGAGAAAGAGAGAGCCTGGATCTCGCGTGAAATTCACGATGAATTGGGCCAGCTTTTCACCAGCATCAAATACGAGCTCTCTCTTCTACGAAAACGCATCGTGAAACAAGAAGGCCACTCCGAGGCAAAAACAGATATCGAGGAAAGACTCAAATCAACATCGGACATGGTCGACACCGCAATCAAGACGGTCCAAAAGATCGCGACCGAGTTAAGGCCGGGCATTCTGGACGACCTCGGCCTGATGGCGGCGATTGAGTGGCAGGCCTCTGAATTTCAACAACGGACCGGGATCGCCTGCAGGCTTCACACGGACCTTCAGATCGTTCAGCTCGATCGCGAGCAGGCGACAGCCGTCTTTCGGATCTTCCAGGAAGTGTTGACCAATATCGTCCGCCACGCCGGCGCCACCCGGGTTGAGATCCGAATCAAAGAGAAAGCGGGTCGCCTCTATGTGGATATCAAAGACAATGGCCGCGGGATCACGACGGAAGAGCGCTCCAATCCGAAATCGCTTGGGCTTCTCGGAATGCGGGAGCGGGTGCTCCTGCTCAACGGCGAGATCCGCATCAGCGGCGCCCCCAAAAAAGGAACCCATGTTCACTTGAAAATTCCGCTGAAGGGAGGCCCGCCGTTTGCCTCTCCTGAAGCGGGAGATTAA
- a CDS encoding response regulator, whose translation MSKKTILLVEDNPDDEMLTRMALQENNLLNEIVVAHDGVEALDYLFGRGRHAGRDLNDKPQVVLLDLKLPKLDGLDVLRAIRADDRTKFLPVVILTSSNEEQDLLAGYSFGANSYVRKPVDFQQFTDAVKQLGLYWLLLNEPPPGR comes from the coding sequence ATGTCGAAGAAAACCATCCTGCTGGTGGAAGATAATCCGGACGACGAGATGCTCACCCGGATGGCGCTTCAAGAAAACAACCTTCTCAACGAAATCGTGGTCGCCCACGACGGCGTCGAAGCGCTCGATTACCTGTTCGGGAGAGGAAGGCATGCCGGACGAGATCTCAACGACAAACCTCAAGTGGTTCTCCTCGATTTGAAGCTCCCGAAGCTCGACGGCCTCGACGTCCTTCGCGCTATCCGCGCCGATGACCGGACAAAATTCCTTCCGGTCGTCATTCTCACCTCGTCGAACGAAGAGCAGGACCTTCTCGCCGGATACAGCTTCGGCGCAAACAGCTATGTCCGAAAGCCGGTCGATTTTCAACAGTTCACCGACGCGGTGAAGCAACTCGGCCTCTATTGGCTTCTATTAAACGAACCTCCCCCCGGGAGATAG
- a CDS encoding PAS domain-containing protein has product MLETLILTISIILQFVAALLALRLIRITGRWTGWSLIAAAITLMAVRRSITLFHHLTNGGPSDLYTESIPLTVSMIISVLMAAGIAAITPLFVSMKESKEALRRSEERFRRYFELGLIGMAITSPTKGILEVNDKICEILGYDRNELVKRTWAELTHPDDLAADVAHFNRVTAGEIDDYSMDKRFIRKDGQIIDSTISVKCERRPDGSVDHFVALLEDITERKRAEETLRESEERLRLALDAAQMGTFDWDMRRNRVTWSRGHEKLWGLAPGEFGGTYEAFSERVHAEDLPGIEAEISRTIAAREPLAREFRVVWPDGSLHWVLGRGEFTFDENGKARRLRGVIIETTARRQAEEALHASRELLNNIIDSSPSYIFAQDLQHRIILANDALGRLFEISKKEILGKTEQDLFPKQIADRIQAANKKIMKTGTTLELEEIVARRSGGEPRIVMTVKFPLRDRQGKVYGIGGVATDITERKQAEEALRKSEERLRFVTLATHDAVWDWDLATNTIWWNETFKETFGYKTGEIKPGFEFWESLIHPEDREPLLSNLQATIDKGEQSLAAEYRLRRGDGSYATVLDRGFVLRDQNAKPVRMVGAIMDITDRKQAEQALQEAEARLRLALQAGRIGTWDWNLTTGKIVWSSRHEALWGMAPGTFKGTYEEFEARLHPDDRDGVKRATARAIAERSNFRIEYRIVWSDGSVHWIAGQGEPFYDDAGQPVRMIGVVMDITERKQAEEALRKSEERFQLASRATNDAIWDWDLVTNAVRWNERFQTLFGYQPEEIESGVESWTNRIHPEDKGWVLSEVDAAIKQGHENWSGEYRFRRRDGSYVTVFDRGYIVHDENGRPVRMIGAMLDITERKRAEEEIKKLNLDLERRVAERTAQLEATNKELESFSYSVSHDLRAPLRGISGFSRVLLARYADRFDAQGKDFLQRVDAASRRMGELIEDLLNLSRITRSEIREEPVDLSSLAKSIAEELQHSEPERKVTFLIQEDLKASADPRLLRIALENLLGNAWKFTMKRPVATIEFGRIEREGKTIYFVRDDGAGFDMAYADKLFGPFQRLHSLSEFPGTGIGLATIQRIIHRHGGQVWAEGEVENGATFYFTL; this is encoded by the coding sequence ATGTTGGAAACGCTGATCCTGACGATATCGATCATCCTCCAGTTCGTCGCGGCGTTGCTTGCCCTGAGGCTGATTCGAATTACGGGAAGATGGACCGGCTGGAGCTTGATCGCCGCCGCCATCACCCTGATGGCCGTCCGACGCTCCATCACCCTGTTTCACCATCTCACAAATGGGGGTCCCTCTGACCTTTACACTGAGTCAATCCCCTTGACCGTCTCCATGATCATTTCGGTTCTGATGGCGGCCGGTATTGCGGCGATCACCCCTCTTTTTGTTTCGATGAAGGAATCCAAGGAGGCGCTGCGCCGGAGCGAAGAACGTTTTCGGCGCTATTTCGAGCTCGGTCTGATCGGCATGGCGATCACCTCTCCGACCAAAGGGATTTTGGAGGTCAACGACAAGATCTGCGAAATCTTAGGATATGATCGGAACGAGTTGGTGAAACGGACTTGGGCGGAGCTAACCCATCCTGACGATCTGGCGGCAGATGTCGCCCATTTCAACCGAGTCACGGCGGGAGAGATCGACGACTATTCGATGGACAAACGGTTTATCCGCAAGGACGGCCAGATCATTGACTCCACCATTTCGGTGAAATGCGAGCGCCGTCCGGACGGCTCGGTCGACCACTTCGTGGCGCTGCTGGAAGATATCACCGAGCGCAAACGGGCGGAGGAAACGCTGAGGGAGAGCGAGGAGCGGCTTCGACTGGCGCTCGACGCCGCGCAGATGGGAACCTTTGATTGGGACATGCGGCGGAATCGGGTCACCTGGTCGCGCGGCCATGAAAAACTCTGGGGTTTGGCGCCCGGCGAATTCGGCGGCACTTATGAAGCGTTCTCGGAAAGAGTCCATGCCGAAGATCTGCCGGGGATAGAAGCGGAGATCTCCCGCACCATCGCGGCTCGGGAGCCCTTGGCACGCGAGTTTCGCGTCGTCTGGCCCGACGGCAGCCTCCATTGGGTGCTCGGCCGCGGTGAATTCACCTTTGACGAAAACGGCAAGGCCCGCCGGCTTCGAGGAGTGATCATCGAAACCACCGCGCGTCGACAGGCCGAAGAGGCGCTGCATGCAAGCCGCGAGTTGTTGAATAACATCATCGATAGCTCCCCTTCCTATATCTTCGCGCAGGATCTGCAACATCGTATTATTCTGGCCAACGATGCGCTGGGCCGGCTCTTTGAAATCTCCAAAAAAGAGATCTTGGGCAAGACGGAACAAGATCTTTTTCCCAAACAGATTGCGGACAGGATTCAAGCGGCTAATAAAAAGATCATGAAGACCGGAACGACGCTGGAACTCGAAGAGATCGTTGCTCGCAGAAGCGGTGGAGAGCCGCGCATCGTGATGACGGTTAAGTTTCCCCTGCGGGACCGACAGGGGAAGGTTTACGGTATCGGTGGGGTGGCAACCGACATCACGGAGCGTAAGCAGGCGGAAGAGGCGCTGCGCAAGAGCGAGGAGCGTCTCCGATTCGTCACCCTTGCCACGCATGATGCGGTTTGGGATTGGGATCTGGCGACGAACACAATCTGGTGGAACGAAACCTTCAAGGAAACGTTCGGCTATAAGACCGGGGAGATCAAACCGGGGTTCGAATTTTGGGAAAGTCTGATACACCCGGAAGACAGAGAACCACTTCTCTCAAATCTTCAAGCGACGATCGATAAGGGCGAGCAGTCTTTGGCGGCAGAGTATCGGCTCCGTCGGGGGGACGGAAGCTATGCAACCGTTTTAGACCGAGGCTTTGTTCTTCGTGATCAGAACGCGAAGCCGGTCCGGATGGTCGGGGCCATCATGGACATCACCGATCGCAAACAGGCGGAGCAGGCGCTGCAAGAGGCGGAAGCGCGGCTCCGGCTGGCGCTGCAGGCCGGCCGGATCGGAACATGGGATTGGAACCTAACGACCGGCAAAATCGTCTGGTCCTCCAGGCACGAGGCCTTGTGGGGGATGGCGCCCGGCACCTTTAAAGGGACCTACGAGGAGTTTGAGGCGCGCCTCCATCCCGACGACCGCGATGGAGTGAAGCGCGCGACGGCACGGGCGATCGCCGAGCGTTCAAATTTCCGCATTGAGTATCGGATCGTTTGGTCCGACGGCAGCGTCCATTGGATTGCGGGCCAGGGGGAACCCTTCTATGACGACGCGGGACAGCCGGTGCGGATGATCGGCGTGGTCATGGATATTACCGAACGCAAACAGGCGGAAGAGGCGCTTCGCAAAAGCGAGGAGCGCTTCCAACTCGCCTCCCGCGCCACCAATGACGCCATCTGGGATTGGGATCTGGTGACGAATGCCGTTCGATGGAACGAACGGTTCCAGACCCTATTCGGCTATCAGCCCGAGGAGATCGAATCGGGGGTCGAGTCCTGGACCAACCGGATTCACCCCGAAGACAAAGGGTGGGTCCTCTCGGAGGTCGATGCCGCAATCAAACAGGGGCACGAGAATTGGTCGGGTGAGTATCGATTCCGTCGGAGAGACGGGAGTTACGTCACCGTTTTCGACCGGGGCTATATCGTTCACGATGAGAACGGAAGACCGGTCCGGATGATCGGCGCGATGCTCGACATCACCGAACGGAAACGGGCCGAAGAAGAGATCAAGAAATTGAACTTGGATCTGGAACGGCGGGTCGCCGAGCGGACGGCCCAGCTTGAAGCGACCAACAAGGAACTGGAGTCGTTCAGCTACTCCGTTTCGCACGATCTGCGGGCGCCGCTTAGGGGGATCAGCGGCTTCAGCCGGGTCCTCCTGGCCAGGTACGCCGACCGGTTCGATGCCCAGGGAAAAGATTTTCTCCAACGGGTCGATGCCGCCAGCCGCCGGATGGGAGAGCTGATCGAAGATCTGCTGAATCTCTCCCGTATCACCCGAAGCGAAATTCGCGAAGAGCCGGTTGACCTGAGCTCCCTTGCCAAATCCATCGCCGAAGAACTTCAGCATTCCGAGCCTGAACGGAAGGTGACCTTCCTCATCCAGGAAGATCTGAAGGCATCGGCAGACCCCCGCCTCCTGAGAATCGCTCTGGAAAACCTGCTCGGAAACGCTTGGAAGTTCACCATGAAGCGGCCGGTCGCAACAATCGAATTCGGGCGGATCGAACGGGAGGGAAAAACGATCTATTTCGTCCGAGACGACGGGGCCGGATTCGACATGGCATACGCCGACAAGCTCTTCGGACCCTTTCAACGCCTCCACAGCCTGAGCGAGTTTCCGGGAACGGGAATCGGCCTCGCCACCATTCAACGGATCATCCATCGCCACGGCGGACAAGTCTGGGCCGAAGGAGAGGTGGAGAACGGGGCCACTTTCTACTTCACCCTTTGA
- a CDS encoding alpha/beta fold hydrolase yields the protein MDPLNRLHCLETGAGPPLLFIHGLFDLLETWERLTPLLSDQFKLCAIDLPGFGKSPLPEEWEESFSGMIEAVVAFLDWKGIEKVSIVGSSMGGGIALGVAGRHPERVDKIVLINPYGFPSPPVAAEVARSRILGTLLPYLLNKPVLKRCARALFSRSLHDPRLLTDALVERVIAPFATLRRRKDLFRFLQGISTETMREIDDLLPQIQQPVLILWGENDRWLPIDHAHRLRQRLPNSQLTTLPDCGHLPQMDKPKEVAEAIRHFLLNDLSYL from the coding sequence ATGGACCCACTCAATCGACTTCATTGCCTTGAAACCGGTGCCGGCCCGCCGCTGCTCTTCATTCATGGTCTCTTCGACCTGCTCGAAACGTGGGAGCGGTTGACCCCGCTTCTATCGGATCAATTCAAACTCTGCGCGATCGATCTGCCGGGGTTCGGGAAGAGCCCTCTTCCCGAGGAATGGGAAGAGAGTTTTTCGGGGATGATCGAGGCGGTCGTCGCCTTTCTCGATTGGAAAGGAATCGAGAAAGTCTCGATCGTCGGAAGCTCGATGGGGGGGGGCATCGCCCTGGGGGTCGCGGGAAGACATCCGGAGCGGGTCGACAAAATCGTCCTGATCAATCCATATGGATTCCCCTCTCCCCCCGTCGCGGCGGAAGTCGCCCGGAGCCGGATTCTCGGCACCCTCCTCCCCTATCTCTTGAATAAACCGGTCCTGAAACGCTGCGCCCGGGCCCTCTTCTCCCGCTCCCTCCATGATCCCCGTCTCCTCACCGACGCATTGGTCGAGCGGGTGATCGCCCCCTTCGCGACATTACGCCGACGGAAGGACCTCTTCCGATTCCTTCAGGGAATCTCCACCGAAACGATGCGGGAGATCGATGACCTCCTCCCTCAAATTCAGCAGCCGGTCCTCATCCTCTGGGGCGAAAACGACCGCTGGCTGCCGATCGACCATGCTCACCGACTGAGGCAACGCCTTCCGAACAGTCAGTTGACCACCCTCCCCGATTGCGGACATCTTCCTCAGATGGACAAACCGAAAGAGGTTGCGGAAGCCATCCGCCACTTTCTCCTCAACGATCTGTCTTATCTTTGA
- a CDS encoding cytochrome c maturation protein CcmE: MKKINSGWVLITLVIVLFSGFGCASIRKEKAIPVPISEIQDHPREWVGKTVQVSGEVKEAFSLVLYKYFIVKDKTGEIRVVTSKPLPRKGEQIRVEGKVAEGFAIGSDPQTIIKEKG; this comes from the coding sequence ATGAAGAAGATTAATTCAGGTTGGGTGCTGATCACGCTGGTGATCGTCCTTTTCTCAGGGTTCGGATGTGCCTCCATTCGGAAAGAGAAAGCGATCCCCGTCCCCATTTCGGAGATCCAAGACCATCCGCGCGAATGGGTCGGCAAGACAGTCCAGGTCTCCGGAGAGGTCAAGGAGGCCTTCTCTTTGGTTCTTTATAAATACTTCATTGTGAAAGATAAAACCGGTGAAATCAGGGTGGTCACCTCAAAGCCGCTTCCACGAAAGGGAGAGCAGATCAGGGTGGAAGGAAAAGTAGCGGAGGGCTTCGCGATCGGGAGCGATCCGCAAACCATCATTAAGGAGAAAGGTTAG
- a CDS encoding SPFH domain-containing protein, whose product MMSQFMEVIEWLDQTGSEIVHRYPKQGSAEIKFGAQLVVRENQAAIFVRDGKGLDILGPGRHTLSTMNLPILTKVLSLPWGFKSPFRAEVYFVSQKIFTNMRWGTKDPVAFKDSELGLIRLRAFGAFTMQVTQPLLFVNTLVGTQGSFQTTHIEDYLREVIVSRLNDFLGEMVDSLIHLPKYYDEMGVAVKTRLTEDFRKYGTELVDFYINRITPPEEVQKMIDERAGMAAVGDIEKFMKYKAAKAMGDAATSGGGAPGMGLGLGAGMGAGIGMMIPGMLYQTLGKEGIAPEISSKGTVHCPECHGEVNLDSRFCAHCGHQMVVIKKCPQCNKNITANAKFCPACGVDLKSKLQCQQCKTKLPPGTKFCFNCGEPISAPAKS is encoded by the coding sequence ATGATGTCTCAATTCATGGAAGTGATCGAGTGGTTGGATCAGACCGGATCGGAGATCGTCCATCGTTATCCCAAGCAGGGGTCGGCGGAGATCAAATTCGGCGCGCAGCTGGTCGTCCGGGAAAATCAGGCGGCGATCTTCGTTCGAGACGGGAAAGGGCTCGATATCCTCGGCCCGGGACGGCACACCCTCTCGACAATGAATCTTCCGATCCTGACCAAAGTCCTCTCGCTTCCCTGGGGATTCAAGAGCCCCTTCCGGGCGGAGGTCTACTTTGTCAGCCAGAAGATCTTCACGAACATGCGATGGGGAACCAAAGATCCGGTGGCGTTCAAAGACAGCGAGCTGGGGCTGATCCGCCTGCGCGCCTTCGGCGCCTTTACGATGCAGGTGACGCAGCCGCTTCTTTTTGTGAACACCCTGGTCGGCACCCAAGGCTCTTTCCAAACGACCCATATCGAGGATTATCTGCGCGAGGTGATCGTCTCGCGTCTGAACGATTTTCTCGGAGAGATGGTCGATAGCCTGATCCACCTTCCCAAGTATTACGATGAAATGGGGGTGGCGGTGAAGACCCGTCTGACGGAGGATTTCCGGAAATACGGAACCGAGCTGGTCGATTTCTATATCAATCGGATCACCCCTCCCGAAGAGGTCCAGAAGATGATCGACGAGCGGGCCGGAATGGCCGCCGTCGGCGACATCGAAAAATTTATGAAGTACAAAGCGGCAAAGGCGATGGGGGATGCGGCGACCTCCGGAGGAGGGGCGCCCGGAATGGGACTGGGACTCGGCGCGGGGATGGGCGCCGGTATTGGGATGATGATTCCCGGCATGCTCTATCAAACCCTTGGGAAAGAGGGGATCGCTCCGGAGATCTCCTCCAAGGGGACGGTTCATTGTCCGGAGTGTCATGGCGAGGTGAATCTCGACAGCCGGTTTTGCGCCCACTGCGGCCATCAGATGGTGGTGATCAAGAAATGTCCTCAATGCAATAAAAACATTACCGCCAACGCCAAATTCTGCCCCGCCTGCGGGGTCGATCTGAAGAGTAAATTGCAGTGTCAGCAATGCAAGACGAAGCTCCCGCCCGGAACGAAATTCTGCTTCAACTGCGGCGAGCCGATTTCCGCGCCGGCGAAATCATGA
- a CDS encoding metal-dependent hydrolase: MDPVTHTLVGVGIANAFFRKRIGKAAVPILAFASNLPDIDGAVMLTGDPTAVLMRRTFGHSLFLLPIWIVALSFIFRRYYPHLRWKTLIGLTSIGALIHLFFDLVNSFGVVLLWPFSDWRPELGIIFIIDLILTGLLAAPLFLSRIPSMRESLVPLSRGAVALVAVYVLLCVFSRTQAEQLLEEGSTQPADFSYVFPEPLGPHRWRGVWREGDLYRVYLLHLFSGEKEERDQVITEIGDPRVEKARATPLARRIEWFFKAPVWQIDETAEGGSADAPADVSVYDLRFRTLVVERSVPFVYRFRVDDEARAAD, encoded by the coding sequence GTGGATCCCGTGACACATACTCTGGTCGGCGTCGGCATCGCGAACGCTTTTTTTCGGAAGCGGATCGGAAAGGCCGCCGTCCCGATTCTTGCCTTCGCCTCCAATCTTCCCGACATCGACGGCGCCGTCATGCTGACCGGAGATCCGACCGCCGTCCTGATGCGGCGGACCTTCGGCCACTCCCTCTTTCTCCTTCCAATCTGGATAGTGGCGCTCAGCTTTATTTTTCGCCGTTATTATCCGCATCTTCGCTGGAAGACGCTGATCGGTCTGACTTCCATCGGCGCATTGATTCACCTCTTCTTTGATCTGGTGAACTCTTTCGGCGTGGTCCTTCTCTGGCCGTTCAGCGATTGGCGGCCGGAGCTTGGAATTATCTTCATCATCGATCTGATCCTGACCGGATTGCTCGCCGCCCCTTTATTCCTCTCCCGGATTCCATCGATGCGGGAGTCGCTTGTTCCCCTGTCGCGCGGAGCGGTCGCCCTGGTGGCGGTGTATGTTCTTCTTTGCGTCTTCAGCAGGACGCAGGCCGAGCAGCTCTTGGAAGAGGGATCGACACAGCCGGCCGATTTCAGCTATGTCTTCCCGGAGCCGCTCGGGCCCCATCGGTGGCGCGGGGTGTGGCGGGAGGGGGATCTCTACCGGGTCTATTTGCTTCACCTCTTCTCCGGGGAAAAGGAGGAGCGCGATCAGGTAATCACTGAGATCGGCGACCCGCGGGTCGAGAAAGCTCGGGCCACCCCGTTGGCCCGCCGGATTGAGTGGTTCTTCAAGGCGCCGGTCTGGCAAATAGATGAAACGGCGGAGGGAGGGTCCGCAGATGCGCCGGCCGACGTTTCGGTTTATGATTTGAGGTTTAGAACATTGGTGGTGGAGCGTTCCGTTCCGTTCGTCTACCGGTTTAGAGTCGATGACGAGGCGCGGGCCGCCGACTGA